The following DNA comes from Oscillospiraceae bacterium.
TTGTCACCTGCGGCGGCGTGCTGACCGCTCTGGCTTTTTTACTCGACAGCTTTCTGGCGCCCGGCGCCGGACAGATTGGCACCAACACGGCCGCCGGCAGCTTTTGCCGCCTGCTGGGGCAGGCCGCGCTGAATTTAATGTTTCCGGTACTTGCCGCGTACATCTCCATTGCCATTGCGGACAGGCCCGGGTTGGTGCCGGGCCTTATCAGCGGGTGGCTCGCCTCGTACGGCTACTGTTTTCAGGGCGGCCGGCTGGTCAGCACCCAGACCGCGGGGCAAATTGTCTCAAGCTCCGGCTTTATCGGGGTAATTGCCGCCGGTTTTGCCAGCGGACTGGTCGTCTTGGGGATTAAAAGAATCAGCTGCCACCTGCCCGCCATTGTCGACAGCCTGCGGCCTATGCTGCTCTACCCGCTTCTCGGCACGGCCGGGGCGGGGGCAGTCTGTCTATTTCTGATGAATCCGCTGTTTTCTCAGCTGAACCACTGGGCAAATTTCCTGCTTTCGCTGCTGAATGCGGGCATTCACCCCGCAATCGATATCTGGATTGGGGCACTGCTCGCATGTATGATGGCCGTCGACCTCGGCGGCCCTATCAACAAGGCCGCCTACCTTTTTGGCACGGCCGCCCTGATTGTCAACGGCAGCGTGGTACCCAGCAGCATTATGGCTGCCGTAATGGCGGGCGGCATGGTGCCGCCTTTGGTACTGGCCTTTTCCACTACTTTTTTCCCGAAACTGTTTTCTCCAAAAGAGCGCCAGCTGCGCCTTTCCTCGTATCTCACTGGCGTCTGTTTCCTGACCGAGGGCGCCATTCCCTTTGCTGCGGCAGACCCGGTGCGGGTGCTGCCCTCCTGCATTGCGGGGTCGGCCTGTGCTGGTGCGCTGACTATGCTGTTTCGCTGCCGTCTTTCCGCACCCTACGGCGGCATTTTCGTGGTGCCGCTCATGCAAAACGGCCTGTTGTTTTTGGCTGCCGTGGCGGTGGGCAGCTTTGCCGGCATGTTTCTGCTGGTTTTTCTCAAGCACCGCCGCATTCCCGGTTTCTTGCCGTCTGTGCTTTCTGCTGTAAAACCTATGCAAAACCTAAAGTAAAGAAAATCATCAAGAAAGCTTTGTCTGCTGGGGCCATTCCACTGGAATGGTCCCGACCTGCGTTAGGGACAGACTCCCTACTTGGGCTTGCAGCCCAAACCTGCTTTACAGAAAAAGGTCTTGGGGCGCCGCCCCAAACCCCGCCCGCTTTCTGAGAAAGCGGTAGAAAGCAGGGTAAGACAGCCAGACGGGCGGGGCAAGCACCGCCTGCAAACAAAATCTATGGTTTTTCTTTGCCTTTTTTTCTCCAAAAAGAAAGAACCGCGAACCCTTTTTACGGGGCACGCGGCTCTTTTTTGTCTTGCTTTTCTTCTGTTGTTTCCTTGATTATTGAATTGCTTTTGCAGCCGTCGCCAGTGCATCCACATCACTGCTGCTCACAAGGCCCAGCGTCGTGCCGTCTGCTGTAACCAGATAGCGCCGGTCGCCGGAAGTGTAGAACTGGTAGGTATGGTGCACTTTCGAGTCAAAACCGGTCAGCGTCAATGTCCATGCGGGCGTGCCTGTCGGCTTTGCGGTGCTGTCTTCCAGCACTTTGAGCGCGGCAGCTTTGGTAAAGAATGTAGAATACGCGGTTTCACCGGAAATCTTTTTGCCGTTAGCCTGAACGGTGTAAGTA
Coding sequences within:
- a CDS encoding fructose-specific PTS transporter subunit EIIC, producing MHIQDLLSPAACSLFASVNSKQAAMEQLICLMARTGCINDIAAFRKNVLEREASVSTGCDGLAIPHGRCAAVTRPALAVMRVAAGCPFNALDHKPVYLFFMIAAPNASTHMQLLSRLAELLLDKSLIQKLMTAPDFSAFCSALTQAEEETEADRGAPAPKAGGRYTAVAVTACPLGIAHTYTAKRSLYQAAEEMGITLKVETHGASGVQDQLTEAEIAGCSGVIVAADRALDLSRFAGKPLLRVPVSDGISRPRQLLECAAAGKAPVYRPEKALSSSLPSYKNIGHWLYSVLMSGVSHMLPFVTCGGVLTALAFLLDSFLAPGAGQIGTNTAAGSFCRLLGQAALNLMFPVLAAYISIAIADRPGLVPGLISGWLASYGYCFQGGRLVSTQTAGQIVSSSGFIGVIAAGFASGLVVLGIKRISCHLPAIVDSLRPMLLYPLLGTAGAGAVCLFLMNPLFSQLNHWANFLLSLLNAGIHPAIDIWIGALLACMMAVDLGGPINKAAYLFGTAALIVNGSVVPSSIMAAVMAGGMVPPLVLAFSTTFFPKLFSPKERQLRLSSYLTGVCFLTEGAIPFAAADPVRVLPSCIAGSACAGALTMLFRCRLSAPYGGIFVVPLMQNGLLFLAAVAVGSFAGMFLLVFLKHRRIPGFLPSVLSAVKPMQNLK